In Pseudomonas saudiphocaensis, one DNA window encodes the following:
- the panM gene encoding aspartate 1-decarboxylase autocleavage activator PanM, with amino-acid sequence MPVFVETLTEPSSQDLLDLAKIFADAPAWLLAPHADAEALIQAALADGSLIAGRFNDRLLGAALLRRDTRHWQLSHLCVRKVTRRRGVGRRILDEAQRMAAEAGQDLQLAAPAEQLETQALAARMHLTLVPLQ; translated from the coding sequence ATGCCCGTATTCGTAGAAACCCTCACCGAACCCAGCTCGCAGGACCTTCTCGATCTGGCGAAAATCTTCGCCGACGCCCCCGCCTGGCTGCTGGCGCCCCACGCCGATGCCGAGGCGCTGATCCAGGCCGCGCTGGCCGACGGCAGCCTGATCGCCGGGCGCTTCAATGATCGTCTGCTCGGCGCAGCTCTGTTGCGACGCGACACTCGGCACTGGCAGCTGTCACACCTGTGCGTACGCAAGGTTACCCGCAGGCGAGGAGTCGGCAGGCGCATCCTCGATGAAGCGCAGCGCATGGCAGCCGAAGCAGGACAGGATCTGCAACTGGCGGCCCCGGCCGAACAGCTCGAAACCCAGGCGCTGGCAGCACGCATGCACCTGACCCTGGTTCCGCTCCAGTAG
- a CDS encoding AsmA family protein: MKAIGKILGLAILGLLLIIVALGFALTHLFDPNDYKDEIRDLARSKAGLELDIRGDIGWSLFPWLGLELHDTTLASASTPQQPLADLRMLGLSVRVMPLLRREVQMSDITLNGLNLTLTRDENGTGNWEGIGQPPQQQDQTATEPATTTAETESKPGKASRPLQLDIDSLTVKDARVTYQDAQSGQHLSAEGIELTTGAIREGEPIPLKLNAFFGSNKPVMRARTELQGSLRFDNKLQRYQLEDLRLSGEASGEPLQGKTLNFSAQGQLLADLAADVAEWSSLKFTANQLRGLGELKASNLQDQPTLSGTLTIASFNLREFLDSLGQSLPDMADGSTLSKAELITRLNATTNSLSFDDLTLKLDDSTFTGQLGVSDFAKQALRVDLKGDRLDLDRYLPPPSKDAATQSRKSEVKASETAAIGSGTTPLPEKPTQQAWSEASVLPIATLRSLDTQVNLAIGSLTAMQLPLDNFNLKARTGGGLLTLQNLTGGLYNGRVDASGSLDVRPDIPQLTAQTRIARVPVERLLQSQGEQVTIKGLLNLDSDIRTQGNSQKAWVDNLNGKVGFVLDNGILVDANLEQQLCRAIATLNRKPLTSEPRSKDTPFRELKGNLTLRNGVASNPDLKASIPGLTVNGNGDLDLRVLGMDYRIGILIEGDKGAMPDEACQVNERYEGIEWPLRCRGPLELGAKACRFDNDALGKVAARLAGEKLSEKLEEKLGDKVSPDLKDAIKGLFKR; this comes from the coding sequence ATGAAAGCGATCGGCAAAATCCTGGGCCTGGCAATCCTCGGGTTGCTTCTGATCATCGTCGCGCTGGGCTTTGCCCTGACTCATCTGTTCGACCCCAACGACTACAAGGATGAGATTCGCGACCTGGCCCGTAGCAAAGCCGGGCTCGAACTGGACATCCGCGGCGACATCGGCTGGAGCCTCTTTCCCTGGCTGGGCCTGGAACTGCACGACACTACCCTTGCCAGCGCCAGCACACCACAGCAGCCGCTCGCCGACCTGCGCATGCTCGGCCTTTCCGTACGCGTGATGCCGCTGTTACGCCGCGAAGTGCAGATGAGCGATATCACCCTCAATGGGCTCAACCTGACGCTGACGCGCGATGAAAACGGCACGGGCAACTGGGAAGGCATCGGCCAGCCACCCCAGCAGCAGGATCAAACGGCAACAGAACCCGCTACCACGACTGCCGAAACCGAATCCAAACCTGGCAAGGCCAGCCGCCCGCTGCAACTCGACATCGACAGCCTGACTGTCAAGGATGCGCGCGTCACCTATCAGGATGCCCAGAGCGGCCAGCATCTGAGCGCCGAAGGCATCGAGCTGACCACCGGCGCCATCCGCGAGGGAGAGCCGATCCCGCTCAAACTCAACGCTTTTTTTGGCAGCAACAAACCGGTCATGCGCGCGCGCACCGAACTGCAGGGCAGCCTGCGCTTCGACAACAAGCTGCAGCGCTACCAGCTCGAAGACCTGCGCCTGAGCGGCGAAGCCTCCGGCGAGCCCCTGCAAGGCAAGACCCTCAACTTCAGCGCTCAGGGCCAGCTGCTGGCGGATCTGGCAGCAGACGTTGCCGAATGGAGCAGCCTCAAGTTCACCGCCAATCAGTTGCGCGGGCTTGGCGAACTCAAGGCCAGCAATCTGCAAGACCAACCAACGCTCAGCGGCACCCTGACAATAGCCTCCTTCAACCTGCGCGAGTTCCTCGACAGCCTCGGCCAGAGCCTCCCGGACATGGCCGACGGCAGCACCCTGAGCAAGGCGGAACTGATCACCCGGCTGAACGCCACGACCAACAGCCTGAGCTTCGACGATCTCACCCTCAAGCTGGATGACAGCACCTTCACTGGTCAGCTTGGCGTCAGCGACTTCGCCAAGCAGGCTCTGCGGGTAGATCTCAAGGGCGACCGCCTGGACCTCGACCGCTATCTACCGCCGCCGAGCAAGGATGCAGCTACCCAGAGCCGCAAGAGCGAGGTCAAAGCCAGCGAAACAGCCGCCATCGGCAGCGGCACCACACCACTGCCGGAAAAGCCGACCCAGCAAGCCTGGAGTGAAGCCTCGGTGCTGCCCATCGCGACCCTGCGCAGCCTGGACACACAGGTCAACCTTGCCATCGGCAGCCTTACTGCGATGCAGCTGCCGCTGGACAACTTCAACCTCAAGGCACGCACCGGCGGCGGCCTACTAACTCTGCAAAATCTTACCGGCGGCCTCTACAACGGCCGCGTGGACGCCTCGGGCAGCCTCGATGTTCGCCCGGATATTCCTCAGCTAACCGCGCAGACACGTATCGCCCGCGTACCGGTGGAGCGCCTGCTGCAAAGCCAGGGCGAACAGGTCACGATCAAGGGCCTGCTCAACCTGGACAGCGACATCCGCACCCAGGGCAATAGCCAGAAGGCCTGGGTCGACAACCTCAACGGCAAGGTCGGTTTCGTCCTCGACAATGGCATCCTCGTCGATGCCAACCTCGAACAGCAGCTGTGCCGCGCCATCGCCACCCTCAACCGCAAGCCACTGACCAGCGAACCGCGCAGCAAGGACACGCCGTTCCGCGAACTGAAGGGCAACCTCACCCTGCGCAACGGTGTAGCCAGCAACCCCGATCTCAAGGCCAGCATTCCCGGCCTGACAGTCAACGGTAACGGTGACCTGGACTTGCGCGTACTCGGCATGGACTACCGCATCGGCATTCTCATCGAAGGCGACAAGGGCGCGATGCCGGACGAAGCCTGCCAGGTCAACGAGCGCTACGAAGGCATCGAGTGGCCACTGCGTTGCCGCGGCCCGCTGGAACTGGGGGCCAAGGCCTGCCGCTTCGACAACGATGCTTTGGGCAAGGTGGCCGCCCGCCTGGCCGGTGAAAAGCTCAGCGAAAAGCTCGAAGAGAAGCTTGGCGACAAGGTCAGCCCCGACCTTAAAGACGCGATCAAGGGGCTGTTCAAGCGATGA
- the mutY gene encoding A/G-specific adenine glycosylase encodes MSPDEFGAAVLHWYDRHGRKDLPWQQGITPYRVWVSEIMLQQTQVSTVLGYFDRFMSALPSVEALAAAQEDEVLHLWTGLGYYSRARNLHKTAKIVVEEYGGAFPQDVEKLAELPGIGRSTAGAIASLAMGLRAPILDGNVKRVLARYVAQDGYPGEPKVARQLWEVAERLTPQQRVNHYTQAMMDLGATLCTRSKPSCLLCPLKGGCRAHLLGRETDYPVPKPRKALPRKRTLMPLLANHEGAILLYRRPPTGLWGGLWSLPELDDLSALAPLAERHALTLREQRELPDLTHTFSHFQLTIEPWLIRVESTVDAVAEADWLWYNLATPPRLGLAAPVKTLLKRAAAELNAGEIS; translated from the coding sequence ATGAGTCCCGACGAATTTGGCGCGGCAGTCCTGCACTGGTACGACCGTCACGGTCGCAAGGACCTGCCTTGGCAACAGGGCATCACGCCCTACCGTGTGTGGGTCTCGGAAATCATGCTGCAGCAGACCCAGGTCAGCACCGTACTGGGTTATTTCGACCGTTTCATGAGCGCCCTGCCCAGCGTCGAAGCCCTTGCCGCCGCCCAGGAAGACGAAGTGCTGCATCTGTGGACGGGCCTCGGCTACTACAGCCGTGCGCGCAATCTGCACAAGACCGCAAAAATTGTCGTCGAAGAGTATGGTGGCGCCTTTCCGCAGGACGTAGAGAAACTCGCAGAGCTGCCCGGCATCGGCCGCTCCACCGCTGGCGCCATCGCCAGCCTGGCCATGGGACTGCGCGCGCCCATCCTCGACGGCAACGTCAAGCGCGTGCTGGCACGCTACGTCGCCCAGGACGGCTATCCGGGCGAGCCGAAAGTCGCCAGGCAACTGTGGGAAGTCGCCGAGCGCCTCACGCCGCAGCAGCGGGTCAACCACTACACCCAGGCGATGATGGACCTCGGCGCCACGCTCTGCACCCGCAGCAAGCCCAGCTGCCTGCTGTGCCCACTGAAAGGCGGCTGCCGTGCCCATCTGCTCGGCCGCGAAACCGACTACCCGGTACCCAAACCACGCAAGGCGCTACCCCGCAAGCGTACCCTGATGCCGCTACTGGCCAACCACGAAGGCGCCATCCTGCTCTACCGACGCCCTCCTACCGGACTCTGGGGAGGACTCTGGAGCCTGCCCGAACTGGATGATCTGAGCGCCCTCGCCCCCCTGGCCGAGCGCCATGCACTGACTCTTCGGGAGCAACGCGAACTGCCCGACCTGACCCACACCTTCAGCCATTTCCAGCTGACCATCGAGCCCTGGCTGATCAGGGTAGAATCGACCGTTGACGCCGTGGCTGAGGCCGACTGGCTCTGGTATAACCTCGCCACCCCGCCGCGACTGGGGCTTGCAGCGCCAGTAAAGACGCTGCTCAAGCGCGCCGCAGCCGAACTGAACGCAGGAGAGATTTCATGA
- a CDS encoding oxidative damage protection protein — protein MTRTVICRKYKEELPALDRPPYPGAKGEDIYNNVSKKAWEDWQKHQTMLINERRLNMMNAEDRKFLQEEMDKFFSGEDYAKAEGYVPPSE, from the coding sequence ATGACCCGCACCGTGATCTGCCGAAAATACAAAGAAGAACTCCCCGCTCTCGACCGCCCACCCTATCCGGGCGCAAAAGGCGAAGACATCTACAACAACGTTTCCAAAAAAGCCTGGGAAGACTGGCAGAAACACCAGACCATGCTGATCAACGAACGCCGCCTGAACATGATGAACGCCGAGGACCGCAAGTTCCTGCAGGAGGAGATGGACAAGTTCTTCTCCGGCGAGGACTACGCCAAGGCCGAGGGCTACGTTCCGCCCAGCGAGTAG
- a CDS encoding substrate-binding periplasmic protein, with product MLAVAPAMAEQWAFVTEDFPPFTHPAEDLGSLETGVMAGGPLVEIVQSVCARLDRECTIMLHPWQRALRMAEQGEADGIFTVVRSPDREREFHISRMLVTSRYSVFARDESNFVFSGPNDLAGRTVGVYGPSGTSWLLSERLKSIADVRIHMTLNNRRLLNMLQSERFGQEGLAVVNQDVAWHLIEDEELHGLREAGELAVVYYGIGLSRKRVSEEQFQAFEQALDGAITDGTVPRILRRYRLEAAYP from the coding sequence ATGCTGGCTGTTGCGCCGGCGATGGCTGAGCAGTGGGCATTCGTGACCGAGGATTTCCCACCCTTCACTCACCCCGCCGAAGACCTCGGCAGCCTTGAGACCGGCGTAATGGCGGGCGGACCTCTGGTGGAGATCGTGCAAAGTGTCTGTGCACGTCTCGACCGGGAATGCACGATCATGCTGCACCCCTGGCAGCGGGCACTACGGATGGCCGAACAGGGTGAAGCGGACGGCATATTCACCGTGGTCCGCTCCCCCGACCGCGAACGCGAATTTCATATCAGCCGAATGCTGGTGACCTCTCGTTACAGCGTCTTCGCCCGCGACGAAAGCAACTTCGTCTTCTCCGGCCCGAATGATCTGGCCGGCCGCACGGTTGGGGTTTACGGGCCATCCGGCACGTCCTGGCTATTGTCCGAACGCCTCAAGTCCATCGCAGATGTGCGCATCCACATGACCTTGAACAACCGACGTCTGCTGAACATGTTGCAGTCCGAGCGCTTTGGTCAGGAAGGGCTCGCGGTGGTAAATCAGGACGTCGCCTGGCACCTGATCGAAGACGAAGAACTCCACGGTCTACGCGAGGCAGGCGAGCTGGCGGTGGTCTACTACGGTATCGGCCTTTCGCGAAAGCGAGTCAGCGAAGAACAGTTCCAGGCGTTCGAGCAGGCTCTGGATGGAGCCATTACCGACGGCACCGTACCCAGGATTTTGCGCCGCTATCGGCTAGAAGCCGCTTATCCATAG
- a CDS encoding ABC transporter ATP-binding protein, whose protein sequence is MAEAIPALEIRNLHKRYGELEVLKGISLTAHDGDVISILGSSGSGKSTFLRCINLLENPHEGEILVAGEQLKLKRAKDGDLVAADAKQINRMRSKLGFVFQNFNLWPHMSVLDNIIEAPRRVLGQSKAEATEIAEALLAKVGIADKRHVYPNQLSGGQQQRAAIARTLAMQPKVILFDEPTSALDPEMVQEVLAVIRSLAEEGRTMLLVTHEMNFAKQVSSEVVFLHQGLVEEQGTPAQVFDNPHSARCKQFMSSHR, encoded by the coding sequence ATGGCCGAGGCCATACCTGCACTGGAAATCCGCAACCTGCACAAGCGCTACGGCGAGCTGGAGGTTCTCAAAGGTATTTCGCTGACGGCGCACGACGGTGACGTCATTTCCATTCTCGGCTCGTCGGGTTCGGGAAAATCCACCTTTCTGCGTTGCATCAACCTGCTGGAAAACCCCCACGAAGGCGAGATTCTGGTCGCCGGCGAACAGCTCAAGCTCAAGCGCGCCAAAGACGGTGATCTGGTTGCGGCTGACGCCAAGCAGATCAACCGAATGCGCAGCAAACTAGGTTTCGTGTTCCAGAACTTCAACCTCTGGCCGCACATGAGCGTGCTCGACAACATCATCGAAGCGCCACGCCGGGTGCTTGGCCAGAGCAAGGCAGAAGCCACGGAAATTGCCGAAGCACTACTGGCCAAGGTCGGCATCGCTGATAAGCGTCACGTCTATCCCAACCAGCTGTCCGGCGGCCAGCAGCAGCGTGCGGCCATCGCCCGCACCCTGGCCATGCAACCGAAGGTGATCCTTTTCGACGAGCCGACTTCGGCGCTGGACCCGGAAATGGTACAAGAAGTGCTAGCAGTAATTCGCTCGCTCGCCGAAGAGGGGCGCACCATGCTGCTGGTCACCCATGAGATGAATTTCGCCAAGCAAGTCTCCAGCGAAGTGGTTTTCCTCCACCAGGGTCTGGTCGAGGAGCAAGGAACGCCCGCGCAGGTATTTGACAACCCGCATTCGGCGCGCTGTAAACAGTTCATGTCCAGCCATCGTTAA
- a CDS encoding ABC transporter substrate-binding protein, with translation MKSYKKILLTAAASLIIGTQAFAAEKLRIGTEGAYPPFNLIDASGQVVGFDLDISHALCAKMEVECEVVTSDWDGIIPALNARKFDFLAASMSITEERKNAVDFTDHYYTNKLQFVAPKSVDFKTDKGYLRGKVIGAQRATIAGTWLEDNMDGVVTINLYDTQENAYLDLASGRVDGILADTFVQWEWLKSDAGKDFEFKGEPVFDDDKIAIAVRKGNDELRERLNKALAEIIADGTYKQINEKYFPFSIY, from the coding sequence ATGAAAAGCTATAAGAAGATTCTGCTGACCGCTGCTGCATCCCTGATCATCGGTACCCAGGCTTTCGCTGCGGAGAAACTGCGCATCGGCACCGAGGGCGCCTACCCGCCCTTCAACCTTATCGACGCCAGCGGCCAGGTAGTCGGCTTCGACCTGGATATCTCGCACGCCCTCTGCGCCAAGATGGAAGTGGAATGCGAAGTGGTGACCTCCGACTGGGACGGCATCATTCCTGCTCTCAACGCGCGCAAGTTCGACTTCCTTGCAGCCTCCATGTCGATCACTGAAGAGCGCAAGAACGCCGTCGACTTCACCGACCACTACTACACCAACAAGCTGCAGTTCGTAGCCCCCAAGTCGGTGGATTTCAAGACCGACAAGGGCTACCTGAGGGGCAAGGTGATCGGCGCCCAGCGCGCTACCATTGCCGGCACCTGGCTGGAAGACAACATGGATGGCGTGGTTACCATCAACCTCTACGACACCCAGGAAAACGCCTACCTGGACCTAGCCAGCGGTCGCGTTGACGGCATCCTCGCCGACACCTTCGTGCAGTGGGAATGGCTCAAGAGCGATGCCGGCAAGGACTTCGAATTCAAGGGCGAGCCGGTGTTCGACGATGACAAGATCGCCATCGCCGTGCGCAAGGGTAACGACGAACTGCGCGAGCGCCTGAACAAGGCACTGGCGGAAATCATCGCTGACGGTACCTACAAGCAGATCAACGAAAAGTATTTCCCGTTCAGCATTTACTGA